Part of the Candidatus Methylomirabilis tolerans genome is shown below.
GGCAGTGATCTTTGCCGGAATCTTCGCGACGATGATCCCTGCTCTGGCCATTCTGGAGGCCCGTGCAGGTGAACTCGGTCTCACGAACCCGTGGCAGTTCTTTTGGGTGACGGGGTTCCTCTCGAGCTTCCTGGACAATGCGCCGACCTATCTGACCTTCGTGTCGATGGCCAGTGGTCTGATGGGGACGGACGCCACGCGTCTGGGCCAGCTTCTGCAGGCCATAACCGGCGGCATGCATGGGGAGACGCTCCTGACGGCGATCTCTGTCGGCGCCGTCTCCATGGGAGCGAATACCTATATCGGCAACGGTCCCAACTTTATGGTCAAGGCGATCGCGGAAGAGGCCGGGATCAAGATGCCTTCTTTCTTCGGGTACATGAAGTATACCATCAGCATCCTCCTTCCCCTCTTTCTCCTGGTTACACTCGTCTTCTTCCGCCCATAGCGTCGTCGCGCTACCGCTCGCTCACCACGAAGTGCGCCCTTCGGTTCAATTTCCAGGCTGCCTCATCATGACCCATGACGAACGGGCGTTCCTTCCCGAAGCTCACGGTCTTGATACGTCTGGCATCGATTCCCGCCGCCACCAAGTAGTCCGTGGCAGCCTTGGCCCGTCGTTCGCCCAGGCCCAGGTTATATTCCGCCGTCCCGCGTTCGTCGCAGTGACCCTCGATCGTGATCTGCGCCGTCGGATTGGCGTTGAGCCACTGACGATTCTCGTGGAGGTTGGACGTTGCATCCCCGCGGACGGTCGATTTGTCAAAATCAAAGAAGATATCCTTAAGGGGCGACTCCTTGCCTGCCATTTCCGGTTGTTGCGCGGAAGGCGCGCCTATTGCCGGTGACTCCGGAATCGGTGTAGTCGGCTTGACCTGTTCCTCAGATTGCGTCGTGGGTGAGGTCGAGCCGGCTTCCATGCCGCTAAGATCCGCTTGCTTGGGACAGCCTGAGAGCAGAAGTACGATGGACAACAGCAGCCCTACGCTCG
Proteins encoded:
- the pal gene encoding peptidoglycan-associated lipoprotein Pal, coding for MEAGSTSPTTQSEEQVKPTTPIPESPAIGAPSAQQPEMAGKESPLKDIFFDFDKSTVRGDATSNLHENRQWLNANPTAQITIEGHCDERGTAEYNLGLGERRAKAATDYLVAAGIDARRIKTVSFGKERPFVMGHDEAAWKLNRRAHFVVSER